Proteins found in one Pelobates fuscus isolate aPelFus1 chromosome 10, aPelFus1.pri, whole genome shotgun sequence genomic segment:
- the NEUROG3 gene encoding neurogenin-3, whose product MSPKTDCPLNQRRESCYEMSDGEASSFSPPCSPAPSLSHTESEECPFGDRFAFQDPRETQRKKLKGKRTRSKTRNELTVTKQRKNRRVKANDRERNRMHNLNSALDSLRSVLPTFPDDAKLTKIETLRFAHNYIWALSETLRMADQSLINLGHHQDSFQNLPKSCFMLDLTSPSSSCSSSSEWESSLYSPVSQISSPIAGPGNEATSLPCLRHHSYSQFV is encoded by the coding sequence ATGTCTCCTAAAACCGACTGCCCCCTAAATCAGAGAAGGGAGAGCTGCTATGAAATGTCTGATGGGGAGGCTtcctccttttctcccccctgctCTCCTGCCCCTTCACTCAGTCATACAGAGAGTGAAGAGTGCCCTTTTGGAGACAGGTTTGCCTTCCAGGACCCCAGGGAGACCCAACGCAAGAAGCTAAAGGGGAAAAGGACAAGATCAAAGACAAGGAATGAATTGACAGTTACCAAAcagaggaagaatcgcagggtaAAAGCCAATGACAGAGAGAGGAACCGTATGCACAATCTTAACTCAGCTCTGGACTCTTTGAGAAGTGTCCTCCCAACATTTCCAGATGATGCCAAACTCACTAAAATTGAAACCCTGAGATTCGCCCATAACTACATATGGGCTCTTTCTGAAACCCTGCGTATGGCTGACCAGAGCCTAATAAATCTGGGGCACCACCAGGACTCCTTTCAGAACTTACCTAAGAGCTGCTTCATGTTGGACCTCACCAGCCCCAGCAGCAGCTGTAGCTCCTCCAGTGAATGGGAATCCTCTCTCTACTCACCAGTGTCTCAAATCAGCAGCCCCATAGCAGGTCCAGGCAATGAAGCCACCTCACTTCCTTGTCTGAGGCACCACTCATACTCACAATTTGTCTGA